A window of Melospiza melodia melodia isolate bMelMel2 chromosome Z, bMelMel2.pri, whole genome shotgun sequence contains these coding sequences:
- the LOC134431976 gene encoding avidin-like has product MVQATPLLLVLFLALGAHGLPPMWMCKLTGQWQNDLGSNMTIDEVKENGDFTGKYFTAVSASPEEIKESPLVGSQRLPYWSQPTFGFTVHWNFTSSPIESITVFTGQCFVDDNGKEILKTMWLLRSHVRSPRDDWKATLVGYNTFWRKEDLMD; this is encoded by the exons aTGGTGCAAGCAACTCCCTTGCTCCTCGTGCTCttcctggccctgggggctcacgGCCTCCCCCCTATGTGGATG TGTAAGCTGACTGGGCAATGGCAGAATGACCTGGGCTCCAACATGACCATTGATGAAGTAAAGGAAAATGGTGACTTCACTGGCAAGTACTTTACAGCTGTGTCAGCTTCCCCAGAAGAGATCAAGGAATCACCTCTGGTGGGGTCCCAGCGGCTCCCATATTGGAGCCAGCCCACCTTTGGTTTCACTGTCCACTGGAATTTTACAAGTa GTCCCATAGAGTCCATCACTGTTTTCACGGGCCAGTGCTTTGTGGATGATAATGGAAAGGAGATTTTGAAGACCATGTGGCTGCTGAGGTCACACGTACGGAGCCCCAGAGATGACTGGAAAGCCACCTT